One Fusarium musae strain F31 chromosome 6, whole genome shotgun sequence DNA segment encodes these proteins:
- a CDS encoding hypothetical protein (EggNog:ENOG41~CAZy:GH152), with amino-acid sequence MLDCEASGSTPATLAEFTLAGGLHGKQTFYDLSLVDGYNLPMGVNYIPAKNTTFIPPNLTNCACIATPSWIYASSQTGTYYTNSSYPVPLETRVSSDNARSWCPWKYLAFPPTKPGDGVYPYPDDGIQRPEFSPCNSACAAYGTDEDCCVGKYHDPDVCKPSAYSKRAKIICPDAYSFAYDDQKSTFIIPNGGGWEVIMCPKGRSTNILRQLGDEMNELAQSGTLSEVTQKKLRDVSYIVAERSLGNDVPPIQVMMASTALATAIWLLV; translated from the exons ATGTTGGATTGCGAAGCCAGT GGTTCCACGCCAGCAACACTCGCAGAGTTCACACTGGCCGGTGGTTTACATGGGAAGCAGACTTTCTACGATCTCTCTTTGGTTGATGGCTATAATCTCCCGATGGGTGTCAACTACATACCCGCCAAGAACACAACATTCATTCCGCCGAATCTGACCAACTGCGCCTGCATTGCGACACCTAGTTGGATCTACGCCAGCAGCCAGACGGGAACATATTACACAAACTCATCTTACCCTGTTCCCCTTGAGACTCGAGTCAGCAGTGACAATGCCCGAAGCTGGTGCCCATGGAAATATCTTGCTTTTCCACCCACTAAGCCTGGGGATGGCGTCTATCCTTATCCAGACGACGGCATTCAACGGCCAGAGTTCTCCCCCTGTAACAGCGCATGCGCTGCGTACGGAACCGATGAGGACTGCTGTGTAGGGAAGTACCACGACCCAGATGTCTGCAAGCCATCTGCCTACAGCAAGAGAGCCAAGATTATATGCCCCGATGCATATAGTTTTGCTTATGACGACCAGAAGTCCACGTTCATTATTCCTAACGGCGGAGGCTGGGAGGTAATCATGTGCCCCAAGGGTCGCTCAACTAACATCCTGCGACAACTTGGGGATGAAATGAACGAGCTCGCCCAATCCGGCACCCTATCGGAGGTGACACAGAAAAAGCTCAGGGACGTCAGTTATATCGTAGCTGAGAGGAGCC